Proteins from one Cellulosilyticum lentocellum DSM 5427 genomic window:
- a CDS encoding response regulator has product MYKILLVDDEGIVIESLKMIIQKHFNEVCAIESAKTGRIAIEIAEHFRPDIALMDIQIPGINGMDAIEEIKKFSPYTYFVVITAFDQFHYAKRAIDLGVIEFLTKPFNSNKIVDILGKAMKRVDQQRHVREIELKNKEKLEAVVPVIENGFIHSILFQEDYDNQLNNFKELLDIEANNGYIMIIEFGDEIKEKNMTNPTGVTVKAQKFYEELKEIIKEFFSCVIGPIMANKVVVFVPELHLENEYNERVKIIQYTRDMLNKLKTRIDVRFRAGIGSVQSMEKLFISYKEAVRALRSLEGSVVHINDLVLSHHSKQNYITELENHFLTLVQKGNSTAVLAEANHFLGELIEFYGANEVVLKVKLLETIILIKRQVVDTTYYTEEEGLERIFQLQGDEALSGWFQETLSGLVKQVQAVKEECYSESVSTAKQYIDEHFNQDISLDGVSRLVNISAYYFSKVFKDETGENFIDYVTQVRIEKAKQLLMIKEMSIKEVCVAIGYKDPNYFSRLFKKQIGVTPTEYREEL; this is encoded by the coding sequence GTGTATAAGATTTTATTAGTAGATGATGAGGGAATCGTTATAGAGTCACTTAAGATGATTATTCAAAAGCATTTTAATGAAGTTTGCGCTATTGAAAGTGCTAAAACAGGACGCATTGCTATTGAAATAGCAGAGCACTTTAGACCAGACATTGCGTTAATGGATATTCAAATACCAGGTATTAATGGCATGGATGCAATAGAGGAGATTAAAAAATTTAGTCCGTATACCTATTTTGTAGTCATTACAGCATTTGATCAATTTCATTATGCCAAAAGAGCTATTGATTTAGGGGTGATAGAATTTTTAACAAAACCTTTTAACAGTAATAAAATAGTAGATATACTAGGAAAAGCAATGAAGCGTGTAGATCAGCAAAGACATGTGAGGGAAATTGAACTTAAGAATAAAGAAAAATTAGAGGCGGTTGTACCTGTTATTGAAAATGGTTTTATACACAGTATTTTATTTCAAGAGGACTATGATAATCAGCTTAACAATTTTAAAGAGCTTTTAGATATTGAGGCTAATAATGGCTATATAATGATTATAGAGTTTGGAGATGAGATTAAAGAAAAAAACATGACTAATCCAACAGGAGTAACAGTAAAAGCACAAAAGTTTTATGAGGAACTTAAGGAGATTATTAAAGAATTTTTTTCTTGTGTGATAGGTCCTATTATGGCTAATAAGGTAGTTGTTTTTGTACCGGAATTACACCTAGAGAATGAGTATAACGAACGTGTTAAAATCATACAATATACAAGAGATATGCTAAATAAATTAAAGACACGTATAGATGTGAGGTTTCGAGCAGGGATAGGTAGTGTACAGTCTATGGAGAAGCTTTTTATTTCTTATAAGGAAGCTGTAAGAGCATTAAGGTCATTAGAGGGAAGTGTGGTACATATCAATGACTTAGTCTTATCTCATCATAGTAAGCAAAACTACATAACAGAACTAGAAAACCACTTTTTAACCCTTGTACAAAAAGGAAATAGTACAGCTGTTTTAGCAGAAGCCAATCATTTTTTAGGAGAACTTATAGAGTTTTATGGTGCCAATGAGGTAGTGCTTAAAGTCAAATTACTAGAAACCATTATTCTTATTAAAAGACAAGTAGTTGATACAACCTATTATACAGAAGAAGAGGGTTTAGAACGTATTTTTCAGCTTCAGGGAGATGAAGCACTAAGCGGTTGGTTTCAAGAAACCCTTTCGGGTTTAGTAAAACAGGTACAAGCTGTTAAAGAAGAATGTTATAGTGAGAGTGTTTCTACAGCAAAACAATATATTGATGAGCATTTTAATCAAGATATTTCCTTAGATGGTGTATCAAGATTAGTTAATATTAGTGCTTACTATTTTAGTAAAGTATTTAAAGACGAAACAGGAGAAAATTTTATTGATTATGTGACACAGGTACGCATAGAAAAAGCTAAACAACTACTAATGATTAAGGAAATGAGTATAAAGGAGGTATGTGTAGCAATTGGTTATAAAGATCCAAATTATTTTAGTCGGTTATTTAAAAAGCAAATAGGTGTAACGCCGACTGAGTACAGAGAGGAGCTATAA
- a CDS encoding sugar ABC transporter substrate-binding protein, with the protein MKRIGGILLATCMCVLIGCGQPLETIKQENVEIKIGLSFDSFVVERWYREQDAFISKAEELGAEVYVQNANGEVGRQEEQIEYLIAEKVDVIVLVATDADALTPLVKKAKNQGIKVIAYDRLVKNADVDLYISFDNEKIGELLAETVTEQVPDNGNIIMICGSPTDNNVTIIEDAIFKVLNKTKIKVLHKAYAENWLREVAFDEVSHWVEQHGAIDGIICGNDDLAGEAVKALAEYRLAGEVCVVGQDADLAACQRIVEGTQAMTIFKDVTKLAKEAAELAVTLAKNEPVQTKQTINDGSYDIPYRALTPIKVTKENMDEVIIDGGFHLKEDVYLNMMDKE; encoded by the coding sequence ATGAAGAGAATAGGAGGGATTTTACTTGCTACTTGTATGTGCGTACTAATAGGGTGTGGACAGCCATTAGAAACCATAAAGCAAGAGAATGTAGAGATCAAAATAGGACTGTCTTTTGATTCTTTTGTGGTAGAGCGATGGTACAGAGAACAAGATGCTTTTATCTCAAAAGCAGAAGAACTAGGGGCAGAGGTTTATGTGCAAAATGCAAATGGGGAAGTAGGAAGACAAGAAGAACAAATAGAGTATTTAATTGCAGAAAAAGTAGATGTGATTGTATTAGTAGCGACGGATGCAGATGCACTTACACCACTTGTCAAAAAAGCAAAAAATCAAGGGATAAAAGTGATTGCTTATGATAGGCTTGTTAAAAATGCAGATGTAGACCTATATATTTCTTTTGATAATGAAAAGATAGGTGAATTATTAGCAGAAACAGTTACAGAGCAGGTGCCTGATAATGGTAACATTATTATGATATGTGGTTCACCTACAGATAATAATGTTACCATAATAGAAGATGCTATTTTTAAGGTTTTAAACAAAACTAAGATTAAGGTGTTACATAAGGCATATGCTGAGAATTGGTTAAGAGAAGTGGCTTTTGATGAAGTATCTCATTGGGTGGAACAACATGGTGCTATCGATGGTATTATTTGTGGCAATGATGATCTGGCAGGAGAAGCTGTAAAGGCTCTAGCAGAATATCGCTTAGCAGGAGAAGTATGTGTGGTAGGACAAGATGCAGACCTTGCAGCTTGTCAAAGAATAGTAGAGGGCACTCAAGCAATGACTATTTTTAAAGATGTTACCAAGTTAGCTAAGGAAGCAGCTGAGCTTGCAGTAACTCTTGCTAAAAATGAGCCAGTGCAAACAAAGCAAACTATAAATGATGGTAGTTACGACATCCCTTATCGTGCTTTGACACCAATTAAGGTAACCAAAGAGAATATGGATGAAGTCATTATTGATGGTGGATTTCATTTAAAAGAGGATGTTTATCTCAATATGATGGATAAGGAATAG
- a CDS encoding sugar ABC transporter substrate-binding protein: MKKKILSLVLCIMMVFCFSACSNKGDSKATGGNSGNIEVGIVLPTKDEPRWIQDQGKFEELLGKAGFTNQVLFSQGSSATEKANVETLISKGMKVLIICAQDASAAAATVEAAKAAGVTVIAYDRLITGTDAVDYYVTFDSVAVGEAMGTFLSEKASGTGNPLYLYAGAATDNNAFLFFQGAWNILQPKIADGTFVIKNSSEALALKDTKELTRDQLSTIIGQVTTDWDFNVAKSKAEAHLTAVSAADKGNVFVLAPNDGTSRSIADVFAADSDVSSYVITGQDAEVASIQYVIDGKQSMTVFKDTRTLAADSINMAVSILKGETPATDATYDNGKKEVPSKQTPVVVVTQDNVKSALIDSGYYDASKFTGLN, encoded by the coding sequence ATGAAGAAAAAGATTTTAAGCCTTGTTTTATGTATTATGATGGTTTTTTGTTTTTCAGCATGTAGCAATAAAGGAGATAGCAAAGCAACTGGTGGTAATTCTGGAAATATTGAAGTAGGCATTGTTCTTCCTACAAAGGATGAGCCAAGATGGATCCAGGACCAAGGTAAGTTTGAAGAACTTCTAGGTAAAGCTGGTTTTACAAATCAAGTACTATTTAGTCAAGGTTCATCAGCTACAGAAAAAGCTAATGTCGAGACTTTAATCTCAAAAGGTATGAAAGTATTAATCATTTGTGCACAAGATGCTTCAGCTGCAGCAGCAACGGTAGAAGCAGCAAAGGCAGCAGGTGTAACTGTTATTGCTTATGACCGTTTAATTACAGGAACCGATGCTGTTGACTATTATGTGACTTTTGATAGTGTTGCTGTTGGAGAAGCAATGGGTACTTTCTTAAGTGAAAAAGCATCAGGAACAGGTAATCCATTATATCTTTATGCTGGAGCAGCTACAGATAACAATGCTTTCTTATTCTTCCAAGGGGCATGGAATATCTTACAACCTAAAATTGCAGACGGTACCTTCGTTATCAAAAATTCTTCTGAAGCTTTAGCCTTAAAGGATACGAAAGAACTTACTCGTGATCAATTATCAACTATTATTGGTCAAGTCACAACTGATTGGGACTTTAACGTTGCTAAATCCAAAGCTGAAGCTCACTTAACAGCAGTTAGCGCAGCAGATAAAGGAAATGTATTTGTACTAGCACCAAATGATGGCACATCTCGTTCAATTGCAGATGTATTTGCAGCAGATTCTGATGTATCAAGTTATGTTATCACAGGTCAAGATGCAGAGGTTGCTTCTATTCAATATGTAATCGATGGTAAACAATCTATGACAGTATTTAAAGATACAAGAACTTTAGCTGCTGATTCTATTAATATGGCAGTATCTATTTTAAAAGGTGAGACACCAGCAACAGATGCTACATATGACAATGGTAAAAAAGAAGTGCCATCTAAACAAACACCAGTTGTAGTTGTAACACAGGACAATGTGAAGTCAGCGTTGATTGATTCAGGCTATTATGATGCTTCTAAATTCACAGGTTTAAACTAA
- a CDS encoding sugar ABC transporter ATP-binding protein, whose product MEECILEMRDITKTFPGVKALSNVNFKVKKGEIHCLVGENGAGKSTLMKVLSGVYPIGTYSGDIVYRGEVQAFKSIADSENAGIAIIYQELALIPELTLYENIYFGHELMSGKIIDWNKTIIEATKALRKVRLDINPSTKVKALGVGNQQLVEIAKALSKNVELLILDEPTAALNEDDSQNLLDLLRELKGQGVTCIMISHKLKEIISIADTITVLRDGATICSMDTKEQEVTEQEIIKYMVGREIENIYPKRAKKDQGEICFEIKDWTVEDVTKGREILHHISLNVRKGEIVGIQGLMGAGRTELAMSLFGNPSGYKMTSGEILLNGEAKTFKHPKDAIKAGIAYVTEDRKGNGLILIQDIRYNTTLANLEVLTKGNVINANEEINVANQYKDSINIKAPSIEQKVGNLSGGNQQKVSLAKWLFVQPKVLILDEPTRGIDVGAKYEIYTLMNRLVEEGMSIIMISSELPEVLGMSDRLYVMSNGTITGELTAEEATEQKVMAMATTR is encoded by the coding sequence ATGGAAGAATGCATCTTGGAAATGAGAGATATAACCAAAACCTTTCCAGGAGTTAAGGCATTAAGTAACGTTAACTTCAAGGTTAAGAAGGGCGAAATTCACTGTTTAGTTGGAGAAAATGGAGCAGGTAAATCTACTTTAATGAAGGTGTTATCAGGGGTCTATCCAATAGGAACGTATTCAGGTGATATTGTTTATAGAGGAGAGGTGCAGGCCTTTAAGTCTATTGCAGATAGTGAAAATGCAGGTATTGCCATTATTTATCAGGAGTTAGCACTTATTCCAGAGTTAACACTGTATGAAAATATCTATTTTGGACATGAACTCATGAGTGGCAAGATAATCGATTGGAATAAAACAATTATTGAAGCTACAAAGGCACTTAGAAAAGTACGATTAGATATTAACCCTTCTACAAAAGTCAAAGCTTTAGGAGTGGGAAATCAACAATTAGTAGAAATTGCAAAAGCTTTAAGCAAGAATGTAGAATTACTCATTCTAGACGAACCTACAGCAGCCCTTAACGAAGATGATAGCCAAAATCTATTAGATTTATTAAGAGAATTAAAAGGTCAAGGAGTAACTTGTATTATGATTTCTCATAAGTTAAAAGAAATCATTTCTATAGCGGACACTATTACAGTCCTTAGAGACGGAGCAACCATCTGTTCAATGGATACTAAAGAGCAAGAAGTAACAGAGCAAGAGATTATTAAATATATGGTCGGAAGAGAAATAGAAAATATTTATCCAAAGAGAGCTAAGAAAGACCAGGGAGAGATTTGCTTTGAAATCAAAGATTGGACGGTAGAAGATGTTACTAAGGGAAGAGAGATTTTACATCATATTAGCTTAAATGTAAGAAAAGGAGAAATTGTTGGCATACAAGGGCTTATGGGGGCTGGACGGACAGAACTAGCCATGAGTTTGTTTGGTAATCCTAGTGGCTATAAAATGACTAGTGGTGAAATACTTTTAAATGGCGAAGCCAAGACTTTTAAGCATCCTAAAGATGCAATTAAAGCAGGTATCGCTTATGTAACCGAAGATCGAAAGGGTAATGGGCTAATACTTATTCAAGATATTAGGTATAATACCACTTTAGCAAATTTAGAAGTATTAACTAAGGGTAATGTGATTAATGCTAATGAAGAGATTAATGTGGCTAATCAGTATAAGGATTCGATCAATATAAAAGCACCTTCTATTGAACAAAAAGTAGGTAATTTAAGCGGTGGTAATCAACAAAAGGTTTCTCTAGCTAAATGGCTATTTGTACAGCCCAAAGTACTTATATTAGATGAGCCAACAAGAGGTATTGATGTCGGTGCTAAATACGAAATTTATACGTTGATGAACCGATTAGTAGAAGAAGGCATGAGTATCATTATGATTTCTTCGGAATTACCAGAGGTACTGGGTATGAGTGACCGTTTATATGTTATGTCTAATGGAACAATTACTGGAGAACTTACAGCAGAAGAAGCAACAGAGCAAAAAGTAATGGCCATGGCTACAACAAGATAG
- a CDS encoding sugar ABC transporter permease gives MSNLEKNNKVLNQNLSLGQEICQLTKNNIRDYAMYIALVVIFIFFTVKTDGVFVQARNISNLINQTGYVAVLAIGMTLILIIRHIDLSVGYVAGFTGAIAAILMTKAQLSEWLVIPIVLLIGLLIGFYQGTLVAKIGVPAFVTTLAGMFIFRGLLSLATQKSGTIIVPNEGFNALSNGFIPDIPVNAGIHVMTLIIGIIAVILTLYFKCKARKNKQRYEFDVISKPIFIFSLIFTSACILLIIGVLAGYQGIPWTAVVVSVVLFAYNFMLNKTKLGRYIYGIGGNPEAAELSGVDVKKVTLFVFCSMGTLAALAGVLYTSRLQSATPTAGLSFELDAIASSYIGGVSVSGGIGKVTNTIIGALIIMSLTNGMNLMGVDVSFQYIVKGVIFIIAVAFDVKTRRK, from the coding sequence ATGAGTAACTTAGAAAAAAATAATAAGGTATTGAATCAAAACTTAAGTTTAGGTCAAGAGATTTGCCAGCTTACAAAAAATAATATTCGTGATTATGCCATGTACATTGCACTTGTTGTGATTTTTATCTTTTTTACTGTTAAAACGGATGGTGTCTTTGTACAGGCAAGAAATATTTCTAACTTAATTAATCAAACGGGTTATGTGGCAGTACTAGCTATTGGTATGACACTGATCTTAATTATTCGACATATTGATTTATCAGTAGGTTATGTGGCTGGCTTTACAGGAGCCATAGCTGCTATATTAATGACAAAGGCTCAATTGTCGGAGTGGCTAGTCATTCCTATTGTATTATTAATTGGTTTACTAATTGGGTTTTATCAAGGAACTTTAGTAGCTAAGATAGGGGTACCAGCTTTTGTAACGACTCTAGCCGGTATGTTTATCTTTAGAGGATTATTATCACTAGCTACACAAAAATCAGGAACCATTATTGTACCGAATGAAGGATTTAATGCGCTATCTAATGGATTTATTCCGGATATACCTGTTAATGCAGGCATTCATGTCATGACACTTATTATTGGAATTATTGCTGTTATTTTAACGCTTTACTTTAAGTGCAAAGCTAGAAAGAATAAGCAAAGATATGAGTTTGATGTGATTTCAAAACCTATATTTATATTCTCGCTCATCTTCACTTCAGCTTGTATTTTACTGATTATTGGTGTGCTTGCAGGTTATCAAGGAATTCCTTGGACAGCAGTTGTTGTGAGTGTTGTACTATTTGCATATAACTTTATGCTCAATAAAACGAAGCTCGGTAGATATATTTATGGTATTGGTGGTAATCCAGAAGCAGCAGAATTATCTGGTGTGGATGTAAAAAAAGTAACTTTATTTGTTTTTTGTTCAATGGGAACACTAGCGGCTTTAGCAGGTGTACTGTATACTTCAAGATTGCAGTCTGCAACACCAACAGCAGGTCTTTCCTTTGAACTAGATGCCATTGCTTCATCTTATATTGGTGGTGTATCTGTAAGTGGTGGTATCGGTAAAGTAACCAATACGATTATTGGTGCACTCATTATCATGTCACTTACTAATGGCATGAATTTAATGGGAGTAGATGTTTCTTTTCAATATATTGTTAAAGGTGTTATCTTTATTATTGCTGTAGCATTTGATGTAAAAACACGTAGAAAATAG
- the recJ gene encoding single-stranded-DNA-specific exonuclease RecJ: MQTILEHKQQSYTKEEQCVIDEVSSTYKLYDFVAAIICMRNAFNLDEIKEYILGTTRPKSYKGLKDIEKAISLITESISLNEKIRIVGDYDVDGVTSTYVLLTVFEALNYPHISHYLPVREKDGYGLNPDIVANAHADGVSLLITVDNGISAVEAVASAKELGMKVIVTDHHELPNELPIADAIINPHQVDCDYPYKSLAGVGIAYKLGQALISHFKLKPAPALVARIQGLVALGTVCDVAPLVGENRHMVKTGLGALNKGALPAATMINSRISVGTLGFQIGPRLNACGRLESAETALEYLRTTDPNTLYPFKQRLDSLNKERQDEEMDSIARVNAKVEAMTTLPDIIIDIDEMAHESVVGLVAGRIKEKYYRPTVVFSRTIHGTYKGSGRSIEEYDMFQSFKPFLHLLDGGGGHPMACGLKASTVEQIHAFAKAVNEASSLTEHDKTPKIYVDKCIYNAYEYDFNELEKQLRLFLPTGAGNSAPTLLIKDASLKFNTKYAKNHRISEVVANFGPKSIASTLWNDDTLPEAGDYTGDITLQVSETGWQIKSIYLAI, from the coding sequence ATGCAAACTATTTTAGAACATAAACAGCAAAGCTATACAAAGGAAGAGCAGTGCGTTATTGATGAGGTATCTTCAACTTACAAACTTTATGATTTTGTTGCTGCTATCATTTGCATGCGCAATGCTTTTAACTTAGATGAAATAAAAGAATATATTTTAGGTACTACGAGACCTAAAAGCTATAAAGGCCTAAAAGATATTGAAAAAGCTATAAGCCTTATTACTGAAAGTATATCACTTAACGAAAAAATTCGTATTGTAGGGGATTATGATGTAGATGGTGTAACGAGTACTTACGTTCTTCTCACTGTCTTCGAAGCCTTAAATTATCCTCATATTAGTCATTACTTGCCGGTTCGCGAGAAGGACGGCTATGGGTTAAACCCAGATATTGTAGCTAATGCTCATGCGGATGGTGTAAGCTTACTGATTACTGTAGATAATGGTATTTCTGCGGTAGAAGCTGTGGCTAGTGCTAAGGAACTTGGAATGAAAGTCATTGTTACTGACCACCATGAGCTGCCTAATGAGCTTCCAATAGCAGATGCTATCATTAATCCACATCAAGTAGATTGTGATTATCCTTATAAAAGTCTGGCAGGTGTAGGTATTGCTTATAAATTAGGTCAAGCCTTAATCTCTCACTTTAAATTAAAACCTGCTCCAGCTTTAGTAGCACGTATTCAGGGATTAGTTGCACTAGGTACTGTCTGTGATGTAGCACCTTTAGTTGGAGAAAATCGTCATATGGTAAAAACAGGTTTGGGTGCACTTAATAAAGGTGCCTTACCTGCCGCTACCATGATTAATTCTCGTATTTCTGTGGGAACTTTAGGTTTTCAAATTGGTCCTAGATTAAATGCTTGTGGTCGACTTGAAAGTGCCGAAACCGCTCTTGAATACTTACGTACCACTGATCCTAATACCCTTTATCCTTTTAAACAACGCTTAGACAGCTTAAATAAAGAGCGCCAAGATGAGGAAATGGACTCTATTGCAAGAGTCAATGCAAAGGTTGAAGCCATGACTACCTTACCCGATATTATTATTGACATTGATGAAATGGCTCATGAAAGTGTGGTTGGCTTAGTAGCTGGGCGTATTAAAGAAAAGTACTATCGTCCGACTGTTGTTTTTTCACGCACTATTCATGGTACTTATAAAGGTTCTGGACGCTCTATCGAAGAATATGATATGTTCCAAAGCTTCAAGCCTTTTCTTCATTTATTAGATGGTGGTGGTGGTCACCCTATGGCTTGTGGTCTTAAAGCTTCCACTGTAGAACAAATTCACGCGTTTGCCAAAGCTGTTAACGAGGCTTCCTCTTTAACAGAACATGATAAAACACCAAAGATTTACGTGGATAAATGTATTTATAACGCTTATGAGTACGACTTTAATGAACTAGAAAAACAACTAAGGCTTTTCTTACCTACAGGTGCTGGTAATAGTGCTCCTACTTTACTCATTAAAGATGCCTCTCTTAAATTTAATACAAAATACGCTAAAAATCATCGTATTTCTGAAGTCGTTGCTAACTTTGGTCCTAAATCTATTGCAAGTACCCTTTGGAATGATGATACCCTTCCTGAAGCTGGCGACTATACCGGTGACATTACCTTGCAAGTAAGTGAAACAGGCTGGCAAATTAAAAGTATTTATCTTGCTATTTAA
- the epsC gene encoding serine O-acetyltransferase EpsC, translating into MGYVKEQIRVIKERDPAIKTSAEVFLYPSFYALLFHKWGHWFYKKKHFFIARLISQIGRGLTGIEIHPGAIIGKGLFIDHGMGVVIGETCEIGDNVTIYHGVTLGGTGKDHGKRHPTIGNNVMISTGAKVLGPFKVGDNSRIAANAVVLQEIPEDSTVVGIPGKVVRIQGKRINPCEDLDQVKLPDPVKMEICTLRRTVEGLEEQLKSLEHQMGLSDKELKGMKKAVVLDESPEIYVSPEFCERMQQTEFIRQPNQHRCEDENCENKEACNDYQEKNQ; encoded by the coding sequence ATGGGATATGTAAAAGAACAAATTCGTGTCATTAAAGAAAGAGATCCAGCGATTAAAACAAGTGCAGAAGTCTTTTTGTACCCTAGTTTTTATGCTTTATTGTTTCACAAATGGGGACATTGGTTTTATAAGAAAAAGCATTTTTTTATAGCCAGACTTATTTCCCAGATTGGTAGAGGGTTAACAGGAATAGAAATTCACCCAGGTGCAATCATTGGAAAAGGATTATTTATTGACCATGGCATGGGAGTCGTTATTGGTGAAACCTGTGAGATAGGAGATAACGTTACGATTTATCATGGTGTTACTCTAGGGGGAACAGGAAAAGATCATGGCAAGAGGCACCCTACCATTGGTAATAATGTGATGATTAGTACAGGCGCTAAAGTATTAGGACCTTTTAAAGTAGGAGATAATTCTAGAATAGCTGCTAATGCTGTAGTGCTTCAAGAAATACCAGAAGATAGTACGGTAGTAGGTATTCCAGGAAAGGTTGTTAGAATTCAAGGAAAACGTATTAATCCTTGTGAAGACTTAGACCAAGTTAAGTTGCCAGACCCTGTGAAAATGGAAATTTGCACATTAAGAAGAACAGTAGAAGGTTTAGAAGAACAGCTTAAGTCGCTAGAGCATCAAATGGGTTTGTCTGATAAAGAACTAAAGGGAATGAAAAAAGCCGTTGTTTTAGATGAGTCACCAGAGATTTATGTATCACCAGAGTTTTGTGAGCGTATGCAGCAGACTGAATTCATCAGACAACCGAATCAACATCGTTGTGAAGATGAAAACTGTGAGAATAAAGAAGCTTGCAACGACTATCAAGAAAAGAATCAGTAA
- the cysS gene encoding cysteine--tRNA ligase: MKIYNTLTKRKEEFKPIEPHKVRMYVCGPTVYNLIHIGNARPYIVFDTVRRYFESVGYEVNYVQNFTDVDDKIIKKANEEGRSTNEVVTQYIEETLKDVNNLNVTPATHHPRVTEEMDRIIEMIKELIEKGYAYEINGTVYFDTAAFEQYGKLSKKVLEELEAGRSERVALTEEKKNHMDFVLWKPKKEGEPYWESPWSNGRPGWHIECSAMAKRYLGDTIDIHAGGEDLVFPHHENEIAQSECANGKEFAHYWMHNAFLNIDNKKMSKSLGNFKTLRDVGEMYGYDVVRFFMLNAHYRSPLNFSAELIESAKNSLERIKNAKATLSFALEHSQIADLTEEEKALLKELDDFKARFHEHMEDDFNTADAISIIFELVKFANTYAKEGASQPFVEAVLKLFNELTDILGLIYDRKGNNEDGLSDEEIKEYIEKRTAAKKARDFAEADRIRDFLKDQGVLIEDTREGVRFKRI; encoded by the coding sequence ATTAAAATTTACAATACTTTAACAAAGCGAAAAGAAGAATTTAAACCAATTGAACCTCATAAGGTACGTATGTATGTATGTGGACCAACGGTGTATAACCTAATTCATATAGGTAATGCAAGGCCTTATATTGTATTTGATACAGTACGCCGCTATTTTGAAAGTGTAGGCTATGAGGTTAACTATGTTCAGAACTTTACAGATGTAGATGATAAAATCATTAAAAAAGCTAATGAAGAAGGTAGATCTACAAATGAAGTGGTTACACAATATATTGAAGAAACCTTAAAAGATGTAAATAACCTTAATGTAACACCAGCAACTCATCATCCTCGTGTAACAGAGGAAATGGACCGTATTATTGAGATGATTAAGGAGCTTATAGAAAAAGGTTATGCTTATGAAATAAATGGGACTGTTTACTTTGATACAGCAGCATTTGAGCAGTATGGAAAGCTTTCTAAGAAAGTACTTGAGGAATTAGAAGCAGGACGTAGTGAAAGAGTTGCACTTACAGAAGAAAAGAAAAATCATATGGATTTTGTGCTATGGAAGCCTAAGAAAGAAGGAGAACCTTATTGGGAAAGTCCATGGAGTAATGGCCGTCCAGGGTGGCATATTGAGTGTTCAGCAATGGCTAAACGCTATTTAGGAGATACAATAGATATTCATGCAGGTGGTGAGGATTTAGTATTCCCACACCATGAAAATGAGATTGCACAAAGTGAATGTGCTAATGGTAAAGAATTTGCACATTACTGGATGCATAATGCATTTCTTAATATCGATAATAAAAAGATGTCCAAATCACTTGGTAATTTTAAAACTCTACGTGATGTAGGAGAAATGTATGGCTATGATGTGGTACGTTTCTTCATGCTTAATGCACATTATAGAAGCCCACTTAATTTTAGTGCAGAACTAATAGAATCAGCAAAAAATAGTTTAGAACGTATTAAAAATGCTAAAGCTACTTTAAGTTTTGCCTTAGAGCATAGCCAAATAGCAGATTTAACAGAAGAGGAAAAGGCATTACTTAAAGAACTAGATGATTTTAAAGCACGTTTCCATGAACATATGGAAGACGACTTTAATACAGCTGATGCCATTAGTATCATTTTTGAACTTGTTAAATTTGCCAATACTTATGCCAAAGAAGGTGCTTCACAACCATTCGTAGAAGCTGTATTGAAACTATTTAATGAGCTTACAGACATCCTCGGTTTAATTTATGACAGAAAAGGCAATAATGAAGACGGTTTAAGCGATGAAGAAATTAAAGAGTATATTGAAAAACGTACAGCAGCTAAAAAAGCAAGAGATTTTGCAGAAGCTGATCGTATTCGTGACTTTTTAAAAGATCAAGGTGTGCTGATTGAAGATACGAGAGAAGGTGTACGTTTTAAACGTATATAA
- a CDS encoding Mini-ribonuclease 3 — MRKVQEVQMENTIENLLTLTAGKMNHKANTYSPLALAYIGDGVYEIFIRTYVMNKGNAPVNKLHKASRELVKASTQAKLYYAIEDILTEEEKAVLRRGRNAKSYSSPKNGDIGDYRHATGVEALIGYLYIDGQVERIKELIDLGLEKMSL, encoded by the coding sequence ATGAGAAAGGTACAAGAAGTCCAGATGGAAAATACAATAGAAAATCTTTTAACATTAACAGCAGGAAAAATGAATCATAAGGCGAATACGTATTCACCATTAGCACTAGCTTATATAGGTGATGGTGTTTATGAGATTTTTATCCGTACTTATGTGATGAATAAAGGCAATGCACCTGTTAATAAATTACACAAAGCTTCGAGAGAATTAGTAAAAGCCAGTACCCAGGCAAAGCTTTACTATGCCATAGAAGACATTTTAACAGAAGAAGAAAAAGCTGTTCTTCGTAGAGGACGTAATGCAAAAAGCTATTCTTCACCTAAAAATGGTGATATTGGTGACTACAGGCATGCTACAGGTGTAGAAGCTCTCATTGGTTATTTATATATAGATGGGCAAGTAGAACGGATTAAAGAATTGATTGATTTAGGGCTAGAAAAGATGTCACTTTAG